The following are encoded together in the Fusarium keratoplasticum isolate Fu6.1 chromosome 1, whole genome shotgun sequence genome:
- a CDS encoding MFS domain-containing protein, with product MRSDAWLSKPFLTAIFLGIGGFLYGFDSGIITPSLALNSFLTYFGNPHAALRGAIVSVYQAGAWLGSASVGVTSDRLGRRKAIAFGCIWGVIGGALMAGAAHVAMLIMGRLLIGFAVGTITGVAPVFGAEIAKTNERAKITAVNQMMVAWGFFVALWTGVGEGKWHNPNQWRLGFAIQSIPALLLGVGVLFLSESPRWLCLKGRYEEAEKAFRNYHYDGTNDEWCRTEFTVIQVNIAEELQAQGKLSWADLIKTPAFRKRLFVGSFVWAAAMLSGISFVQYYQTAIYATLQFDQDRQLLVSGLYGSVAPVACFLSLFFVDKIGRRKILVISSSLLSLCYMIITILAALYPARPGLPTNAAAQRGLIACIFAVSANYSALLGPMTWIIPPEVFTTELRAKANAIVQVVHYSISLIITQCSPIALAEVGWKYYILFILTNALCAVVFAFAYPETRGKSLEEIDEIFGDVKVIRQEDVKFSEKAGLETLEYRGNRTSAQDA from the exons ATGAGGAGTGACGCTTGGCTTAGCAAGCCGTTCTTGACGGCCATCTTTCTTGGAATAGGTGGTTTCCTCTATGGCTT CGATTCCGGAATCATCACGCCGAGTCTGGCTCTCAACTCCTTTTTGACCTACTTTGGCAATCCTCATGCTGCTCTCCGTGGTGCCATTGTCTCTGTCTACCAGGCAGGAG CATGGCTGGGTAGTGCCTCTGTTGGTGTCACCAGTGATAGACTAGGTCGACGCAAGGCCATTGCTTTTGGCTGCATTTGGGGTGTAATTGGTGGTGCCTTGATGGCTGGTGCAGCTCATGTTGCCATGC TTATCATGGGCCGTCTTTTGATCGGCTTTGCTGTTGGAACCATCACCGGAGTTGCCCCTGTTTTCGGCGCTGAGATTGCCAAG ACCAATGAGCGAGCCAAGATTACCGCAGTCAACCAGATGA TGGTTGCCTGGGGCTTCTTCGTCGCCCTCTGGACCGGTGTCGGTGAAGGGAAATGGCACAACCCCAACCAATGGCGTCTCGGCTTCGCCATCCAGAGCATCCcagcccttctcctcggcgtcggagtcctcttcctcagcgAATCCCCCCGCTGGCTCTGCCTCAAGGGTCGCTACGAGGAAGCTGAAAAGGCCTTCCGCAACTACCACTACGACGGAACCAACGACGAGTGGTGCCGCACTGAGTTTACTGTTATTCAGGTCAACATTGCGGAGGAGCTTCAGGCCCAGGGTAAGCTGTCTTGGGCTGATCTTATCAAGACTCCTGCTTTCAGGAAGCGTCTCTTTGTCGGTTCTTTCGTCTGGGCTGCTGCCATGTTGTCTGGTATCTCGTTTGTGCAGTACTACCAGACTGCCATCTACGCCACCCTCCAGTTCGACCAAGACCGTCAGCTTCTCGTCAGTGGTCTGTATGGTTCAGTTGCTCCCGTGGCCTGCTTCCTGTCCCTGTTCTTCGTCGACAAGATCGGCCGCAGAAAGATTCTGGTCATCAGCTCTTCGCTCCTCTCGCTTTGCTACATGATCATTACGATCCTTGCGGCTTTGTATCCTGCTCGTCCTGGTCTGCCTACCAACGCTGCAGCTCAGAGGGGCCTGATTGCCTGCATCTTTGCCGTTTCTGCCAACTACTCGGCTCTGCTTGGACCCATGACCTGGATTATTCC CCCCGAGGTTTTCACTACTGAGCTCCGTGCCAAGGCAAACGCCATTGTCCAGGTTGTTCACTACTCGATCAGTTTGATCATCACCCAATGCTCGCCAATTGCCCTGGCAGAGGTGGGCTGGAAGTATTAC ATCCTGTTCATTTTGACCAATGCTCTCTGTGCCGTCGTCTTTGCATTCGCCTATCCCGAGACGCGAGGCAAGTCCCTcgaggagattgacgagaTCTTTGGTGATGTCAAGGTTATCCGCCAGGAGGATGTCAAGTTCTCCGAAAAGGCTGGGCTCGAGACACTGGAATATCGTGGCAACAGGACAAGTGCACAGGATGCTTAG